One window from the genome of Streptomyces cadmiisoli encodes:
- a CDS encoding HIT family protein: MTDCVFCEIVAGRAPANVVKEWEDALAIVPIRPVVQGHTLVIPKRHVTDFGEDPDVSASTMRRAAELVVGEQPMNLITSRGREATQSVFHLHLHLVPRAANDGLALPWSGGHGKQRAE, translated from the coding sequence GTGACGGACTGTGTCTTCTGCGAGATCGTCGCCGGGAGAGCCCCGGCCAATGTTGTCAAGGAGTGGGAAGACGCTCTCGCCATCGTTCCGATCCGTCCCGTCGTCCAGGGACACACACTCGTCATTCCCAAGCGGCATGTCACCGACTTCGGAGAAGACCCGGACGTATCGGCCTCGACGATGCGACGCGCGGCGGAACTGGTGGTGGGCGAGCAACCGATGAACCTCATCACCTCACGCGGACGTGAAGCCACGCAGTCGGTGTTCCACCTCCACCTGCATCTCGTCCCACGAGCAGCAAACGATGGCCTCGCCCTGCCCTGGTCCGGCGGACACGGCAAGCAGAGGGCGGAGTGA
- a CDS encoding class I SAM-dependent methyltransferase produces MDQDERLLHASSFGAAAVTYAEHRPDYAQAAVRWALDPAPGPRVLDLGAGTGKLTATLVALGAEVIAVEPDPAMLAELHRWLPDVRALSGSAEAIPLPDGSVDAVLAGNAMHWFDMAVAGPEIARVLAPDGILAGLWNVMDDGVEWVSGLARVSGSAVIGPRDTPASWRVETAEAHLPKTGEAARFGLPEQVEFPHGQRRTADSLVATLATRAGVLVMPEHEQEATLGRIRAFLASGPETGHGEFTLPLLTAVLRVRRL; encoded by the coding sequence GTGGACCAGGATGAACGGTTGCTTCACGCCTCGTCGTTCGGCGCAGCGGCGGTCACCTACGCCGAGCACCGCCCGGACTACGCGCAGGCCGCGGTGCGCTGGGCGCTCGACCCCGCGCCTGGCCCGCGCGTACTCGACCTCGGTGCCGGAACCGGCAAGCTGACCGCAACACTCGTCGCGCTGGGTGCCGAAGTCATCGCGGTAGAGCCCGACCCGGCGATGCTGGCCGAACTGCACCGCTGGCTGCCGGATGTCCGTGCGCTGTCGGGTAGTGCCGAGGCCATTCCGCTGCCGGACGGGTCAGTGGATGCCGTGCTGGCCGGCAACGCCATGCACTGGTTCGACATGGCCGTCGCGGGACCCGAGATCGCCAGGGTCCTCGCGCCCGACGGCATCCTGGCCGGTCTGTGGAACGTCATGGACGACGGGGTCGAGTGGGTCTCCGGGCTTGCTCGCGTCAGCGGCAGCGCTGTCATCGGCCCGCGTGACACGCCCGCCAGTTGGCGCGTGGAGACGGCTGAGGCACACCTTCCGAAGACTGGCGAGGCCGCTCGGTTCGGCTTGCCGGAGCAGGTCGAGTTCCCGCACGGGCAGCGGCGCACCGCCGACTCCCTGGTCGCCACCCTCGCGACGCGCGCGGGAGTGCTGGTCATGCCGGAACACGAACAGGAGGCAACGCTGGGCCGGATCCGCGCATTCCTCGCGAGCGGACCGGAGACCGGCCACGGAGAGTTCACTCTCCCGCTGTTGACTGCCGTGCTGCGCGTCCGGCGGCTGTGA